A segment of the Chitinivibrio alkaliphilus ACht1 genome:
TCAGGGTGAGGGGTAGGTCGAGGGCAAAAAGCTTTGCACTGGGATAGGCCACGGCGTCTCGCGCCCAGTCCGGTTCCCGTCTGTCTCCTTGATCTACCAGGGAATAGGTCAGTCGGGGGGAAAAGGCGATATCACCTTTCAGAAGGTGAGTTTCTACCTGAAACCCCGCAAGGGAGTTGTGTGTGCCAAGATTCCACCCAAGATGTGCGGCACCGGCATAGCTGTCCTGACCGGGGGCCAGGGAGCGCTCAAGGAGGTCAAGGGCGCCGTGACTGGTAATGGGGAGTATCCCGAAATGTGTCGTCAGGTGATCCGTTGTCCACGCTGCATAGGCCTGTTGGAAAAAGGGGTTCGTGCTTCCCGTGGAAAGATTACCCGAGCTTGTATAGGTCACGGGTTCACCGTTGTAGGTGTTATTTCCAATGAGAAAATGAAGGCTCAGGTGGTCGGAGAGGGTTGCCCCTGCACCAAAGCGGTATCCCAAAAGATGGAGATATTCATTTTTCTCATAGGAGTTATCTGCTGTCTCATGTCTGTAAATATTTCCCCTGAAGCGGTAATTGACAAATCCTTCTGTTTCTACGCGCACTCCATTCCCATCTGCAATCAACGGGGTCAGTGCCGTAAGTACTGTTAGAATAGAAAGGTATACTTTTTTCATGGATACATCCTTGTTAGGGTTTGTTTTGTAGTAAAAAGATATATACATACACTTGGTTGGTGTATATTAAAAATGTACTTTTTTAAAAATTTTTAAAACAGGCGTGACCTTCACTCCAGAAGCCGATTCCTGAGTCTGCGTTCAGGTGTCCCCCATTCCGGTGAAACACCGTAGATCCCCCAAGGGATGCGGCAAAGGCGCGGGCTGTTTCAACGCTACTGTAGGGGTCATCCGTGCTGATATGTACCTCAACGGGGATGGAAAGGGGCCGTACCCTCGTGGAAAACCCCGATATTTTTCCCCTGAGCAGGGGAGAGGTGAGATCCGGCGGGGCCACAAGAAAGAGCCCTCCCACCGATAGGTCAGGATCTGATGCAATCCGCGCAGCCACATGGGTTCCC
Coding sequences within it:
- a CDS encoding RBBP9/YdeN family alpha/beta hydrolase: MTILTLPGLGGSPPTHWQSLWEKKHGYRRIEQNPWDHVSFPHWAEKTVHTLSTLHDTPIVLIAHSMGTHVAARIASDPDLSVGGLFLVAPPDLTSPLLRGKISGFSTRVRPLSIPVEVHISTDDPYSSVETARAFAASLGGSTVFHRNGGHLNADSGIGFWSEGHACFKNF